In the Phaeobacter piscinae genome, TAACGACAAGTGACGACGACCTATCCAAAGGGCACGCAGAGTATCTTGAGGCGCGGCTCATAGAACAAGCTGCTCAAGCAGGTCGCGTCACCTTGGACAACGGCACGCAACCGGACACAAGCAGACGACGACTGCCAGAGGCCAACGTCGCCAATATGGAGCAGTTTCTATCAAACCTGCGTATCATCCTGCCCGTGATCGGTCTGGATATGCTCAAACCACAACCGCGCGCGGTGACACAGACAGCGAAGCCGGTCGAGGAACGAACAGAAGGTGAAGTGCAGTTCGAGATCCGTCACAAGAGCGGCGTCAAAGCGACTGCTGTCGAAGAAGACGGCGAATTTGTTGTACTGGAAGGGTCCGAAGCGCTCACCGAAACCGGCTATGTCCAACAGAGCTACGGTAGCTTGAAGGAAAAGCTCATTTCAGACGGCATTTTGGTTGCGGACGGCAACCAAAAACTCAAATTCACGAAACCTTGGTCGTTCAATAGTCCATCAGCCGCCGCTGCTGTTGTCTTGGATCGAAACAGCAACGGACGTCTAGAGTGGAAGGTCAAAGGATCGAAGCAGACCTATCACGACTGGCAACAAGTAGAGGCAAAACAGCCATCGTAGGGCACCCCAACTCTTCGGTTAGACCTGCCCGCCAACACCTTTGAATTTTTCGACAAAGGCGGCAATCTTCTCGAAGACGGTCGTCTTCTTGGTCCGAAACTGTGGGTTTAGCGGGCTCATTTTAGGGAGTATGGCATTGAGGTCAGCACCGTTTTCACTTGCAAATTCACGTTTTATGGAAGCAGAAATATAGCGCCTTGCTGCATCAGAATTTAGATCTTCCGACCTGATAAGCTCTTCTACCTCTTTACGCTGCTCTGCCTGAGCAAAAGAGAAAAATGCATCAATCACACCTGCCTTATCATCAATCTGATCAAGATCAGTCTGGTTGATAAAGTCCACAATCAGGCTCTCTTTGGCACGACTTCCAACGCTGCCGCGAATTACGCGGCGAGCATCCTCAATCAGATCCCCTTTGCTCTTCACCTTTTTGTTTTTCTCAAAGATGAGCTCAAGGATGTAGTCGAGGTTAATCTCCTGCGATTTCAGAAGATCCACTTCGAAAACGACATCGTCCCACTCAATATTACTTTGTTCTTGCTCAGCCGAAGACTTTTCCCGGCGCAGCCAATCGCGAATGTCGTTGTATGTTGATCTATAGTCTTGAACTGCTCGGTCTGAAGGCAGTTCTATCGCCTCCAGGTCACGTAGATCTTCGTCGCTCAAATAGTGCTTATGCTTGAACTCCTCGACGGCAGCTGGATCTGTTAAATCCAGCCCCTGATAGGCTTTCAATGCTGAAAATTCGTCGTAGTTCCTGAGCACATTCTCAACTCTCAGATACTCACCAAAGAGCTTCGCGAACTCCTTTTTATCTACTTCTTTGACAATCTCGTCTGGCTTTGGAAAGCGCTCGGTTAGCTCCCTGACAACATCAATGAACCCGCGTCGCGCCGCGCCGGTTTCCTGATCAACGAAACCATTCATGTACTCGTCGTAGCTCTTCTCAAGCACGACGTTCTTTGTGTTCTTGTCACCGAACAGTGTGATCGCATCAACGGTCGCTTGCTCAAGGTCCCTGAACGCTACGATATTGCCGAATGTCTTGGTCGCATCGTAGATTCGGTTTGTTCTGGAGAACGCTTGCATCAGTCCATGAAAGCGGAGATTTTTGTCGACAAACAAGGTATTGAGCGTTGGAGCGTCAAAGCCCGTAAGGAACATGCCGACGACAATCAGCAAGTCGATATCCTTCGAGCGAACCCGGCTGGCAAGGTCGCGGTAGTAGTTTTGGAAACCGCTGCTATCGACACTAAAATTCGTTTTGAAAAAGGCATTATAGTCTTCGACTGCGGCGCTCAGAAACTCTTTGGCGCTGCTATTCATCGCTGACACATCGAAGCTCTCGTCCCGGATGTCCCCGATCGCATCTTGCTCTTCGTTGGCTGCGAACGAGAAGATCGTGGCAATCTTGAGCGGCTTTTCACTGCCTGCTTGCAGAGTGTTTAAGGTTTCATAATAGAGCTTTGCGGCGTCTACACTATTGACGGCAAACATCGCATTGAACCCACTGCTGCCTGCTTGCATCCGGTGAGTTTTTTGACGGAAATTGTTCAGAATATACTGCGAGACCTCCCGAATACGTTCTGGATGAAGAAGCGCTTTCTTGTTTTCAGCGGCACTGAGCTTTTTCTCGTCCTGCTCTGTTTCGATGGCCTTGAACCGGGGACGCACATCGTTGTAGTCGACCTTGAACTTTAGAACCTTTTCATCGCGAATGGCATCGGTGATCACATAGGAATGCAGCTCCCGCCCAAACACGCTTGCGGTCGTTTCAGCCCCTAGCGCATTCTCAGGGAAGATTGGCGTTCCGGTAAAGCCGAACTGGTAAAACCGTTTGAACTTCTTCTTCAGATTCTTCTGTGCCTCACCGAACTGACTGCGATGGCATTCGTCGAAAATGAAGACCACCTGCTGATCATAGACCGGTAGGTCACCCTCGGATTTCATCAGGTTGTTCAGCTTCTGGATCGTCGTGACGACAATTTTGTTATCGTCCTTTCCCAAGTTGCGCTTCAACCCGGCCGTACTGTCAGAGCCGTTAACACTGTCTGGGGAAAATCTCTGGTATTCCTTCATGGTCTGGTAGTCGAGGTCCTTGCGGTCCACGACGAAGAAGACTTTGTCGATGAAATCCAGCTCGGTTGCCAACCGTGCGGCCTTGAAACTCGTGAGCGTTTTGCCGGAGCCTGTGGTGTGCCAAATGAAGCCGCCGCTCTCCGGCTTCCTCCAGTTTTTCGCCTCATATGAGCTCTTGATCTTCCACAGGATGCGTTCAGTCGCAGCAATCTGATAGGGCCGCATGACCAGCAAAGTGTCGCTGACATCGAAAACCGAATACTGCAGCAAAACGTTCAGCAGCGTGCGCTTCTGAAGGAAAGTTGCGGTGAAGTCCTTAAGATCTTTGATCAGTTCATTATCAGACCTCGCCCAGTTCATTGTGAAGTCGAAGCTGTTCTTGTTGCGCTTGGTCGTGTTGGCGAAATACCGGGTGTCGGTGCCATTCGAAATCACGAAGAGCTGCAGGAACTTGAACAAAGAATGCTCGCTGTTGAAGCTTTCCTTGCTGTACCGGTGAATCTGGTTGAAGGCCTCCCGGATCGCCACGCCGCGCTTCTTCAGCTCGATCTGCACCAAGGGTAACCCGTTGACCAGGATCGTCACGTCATAGCGATTGGCGTGCGTGCCGACCTGCTCGAACTGC is a window encoding:
- a CDS encoding GIY-YIG nuclease family protein, giving the protein MLFVSGASAFGDLAAREEVDRTGIYILSGPDPEKAGATRAYIGSGNSVAERIKQSAIKRDFWETAITITTSDDDLSKGHAEYLEARLIEQAAQAGRVTLDNGTQPDTSRRRLPEANVANMEQFLSNLRIILPVIGLDMLKPQPRAVTQTAKPVEERTEGEVQFEIRHKSGVKATAVEEDGEFVVLEGSEALTETGYVQQSYGSLKEKLISDGILVADGNQKLKFTKPWSFNSPSAAAAVVLDRNSNGRLEWKVKGSKQTYHDWQQVEAKQPS
- a CDS encoding HsdR family type I site-specific deoxyribonuclease, which produces MVEQTKTIAETKNFIVLDKYNKEWDAADRYQSEDDLERELVQDLVNQGYEFLPSLTTPDAMMTNVRSQLERLNNVTFSGDEWKRFVETYLDKPSDSIVDKTRKIHDDYIHDFVFDDGRIQNIYLVDKKNIARNKLQVIKQFEQVGTHANRYDVTILVNGLPLVQIELKKRGVAIREAFNQIHRYSKESFNSEHSLFKFLQLFVISNGTDTRYFANTTKRNKNSFDFTMNWARSDNELIKDLKDFTATFLQKRTLLNVLLQYSVFDVSDTLLVMRPYQIAATERILWKIKSSYEAKNWRKPESGGFIWHTTGSGKTLTSFKAARLATELDFIDKVFFVVDRKDLDYQTMKEYQRFSPDSVNGSDSTAGLKRNLGKDDNKIVVTTIQKLNNLMKSEGDLPVYDQQVVFIFDECHRSQFGEAQKNLKKKFKRFYQFGFTGTPIFPENALGAETTASVFGRELHSYVITDAIRDEKVLKFKVDYNDVRPRFKAIETEQDEKKLSAAENKKALLHPERIREVSQYILNNFRQKTHRMQAGSSGFNAMFAVNSVDAAKLYYETLNTLQAGSEKPLKIATIFSFAANEEQDAIGDIRDESFDVSAMNSSAKEFLSAAVEDYNAFFKTNFSVDSSGFQNYYRDLASRVRSKDIDLLIVVGMFLTGFDAPTLNTLFVDKNLRFHGLMQAFSRTNRIYDATKTFGNIVAFRDLEQATVDAITLFGDKNTKNVVLEKSYDEYMNGFVDQETGAARRGFIDVVRELTERFPKPDEIVKEVDKKEFAKLFGEYLRVENVLRNYDEFSALKAYQGLDLTDPAAVEEFKHKHYLSDEDLRDLEAIELPSDRAVQDYRSTYNDIRDWLRREKSSAEQEQSNIEWDDVVFEVDLLKSQEINLDYILELIFEKNKKVKSKGDLIEDARRVIRGSVGSRAKESLIVDFINQTDLDQIDDKAGVIDAFFSFAQAEQRKEVEELIRSEDLNSDAARRYISASIKREFASENGADLNAILPKMSPLNPQFRTKKTTVFEKIAAFVEKFKGVGGQV